In Podospora pseudoanserina strain CBS 124.78 chromosome 5, whole genome shotgun sequence, a single window of DNA contains:
- the SMC4 gene encoding Structural maintenance of chromosomes protein 4 (EggNog:ENOG503NTYH; COG:B; COG:D) — protein MSTRQSRRIATRRNTTIVESSEDELGDGSPKVKQEEEEEEYTPAPVEKKRPGRRRTTTTELAPAAPAETPVRKPRGRPKKSLAPAVPPPSAPPVIESTENVDPDQSLASVAGASSAVDVDDTSVGPPPSTVKKPVAAADDSVGPPPSTAKKPAGRPRKSVAPRTSKTPTPAPELNAPTQSPKPSVPPSAQLLRDAPPLTDITSATNNAPPNSQQDDTVIAPIKPIKPMDTVLEKPMDIMLKSRTMQIPVIQDTGPKPRIVITYLVLTNFKSYAGKQEVGPFHASFSSVVGPNGSGKSNVIDSLLFVFGFRASKMRQGKISALIHNSAKYPNLEYCEVAVHFREVMDLPGGGHEVIPDSDLVISRKAFRNNSSAYYINGKTSNFTTVTTLLRDRGVDLDHKRFLILQGEVESIAQMKAKAANEHDDGLLEYLEDIIGTSKYKTPIEESAAEVETLNEICLEKSGRVQHVEKEKQSLEDKKNKALAFIRDENELAMKQSALYQLYISQCEDNLAVTDEAISQMQEQLNAELEKHNGSEQIIKQLEKAHAKGNKEYEAQEKETQALIKEMAKFEQERVKFEEKRKFLADKRKKLEKTIANSENSAEQADQTIQECAEDIERRAAEIENIERWIKEEEEELTKIRDSLKGKTQHMSDQIAAKQKSLEPWKEKINQKQSAIAVAESELAILEEKAKAGGVALEEMEAKIVAIQELQAAKAEEFKACQAEKDALKKEGRRVVAELEELAQEEPKFRAKLSNLRQKADEARSSFSATKTQGNVLTALMRMKESGRIDGFHGRLGNLGAIDKKYDVAISTACGQLDNFVTDTVEAGQQCIEHLRKTNLGRGNFMCLDKLRVRDFSPIKTPEDAPRLFDLVQPKDEKFRPAFYHALQDTLVAEDLAQANRIAYGAKRWRVVTLAGELIDKSGTMSGGGTTVKKGLMSSKLVAEISKEQVDKVEADRDAFEQRFQEFQDHQRELEARLRSLKEQIPQLDTKMQKINLEIGSSSRNLADAQRRIKELSKEHQPSQTDDNRVAVLQKEIAKLNKEIEKLHGETSSVEDEIKELQDKIMEVGGEKLRQQRTKVDNLKDEIRSQNEEVSSAEVRKVKAEKQKVKLEKDHAKASKELEAANRDLERLEEEIENQGTKAEDYTTRVEEAKEALAAKKEELSTLKAELDEKTTELNATRAVEIEMRNKLEENQKVLKETQRQLAYWENKLSKLSLQNIEDLESGRPSQPVIPQSRPKTPGNEDEEEDAEGEPELDAEGDSPMGDATDSDDEDPAAQLQAEAEATFLGSGRGPNPASNPLELPRYTRDELSDMSEKTLKGEIAVLEEKTQNVNVDLGVLAEYRRRVEEHAARSQDLASAVAQRDAAKKRCDDLRRLRLEGFMEGFSTISLRLKEMYQMITMGGNAELELVDSLDPFSEGILFSVMPPKKSWKNISNLSGGEKTLSSLALVFALHHYKPTPLYVMDEIDAALDFRNVSIVANYIKERTKNAQFIVISLRNNMFELAARLVGVYKVNHMTKSVTIENKEYVKGRQQQQQSSQQPAQSQRGGTEQTTRVFGPGMARREESGKEPERLGSSSSASSNLTHRPR, from the exons ATGTCGACGCGACAGTCCCGCCGGATTGCGACCCGGCGCAACACCACTATTGTCGAGAGTTCGGAGGACGAGCTGGGCGACGGGTCCCCAAAAGTGaagcaggaagaggaggaggaggaatacacaccggcaccggtcgagaagaaaagaccaGGTCGGAGGAGGACCACCACTACCGAACTTGCACCAGCTGCACCCGCCGAGACACCAGTGAGGAAACCCAGAGGACGCCCAAAGAAGAGTCTTGCGCCTGCggtcccccccccttccgcACCGCCTGTTATCGAGAGTACCGAGAATGTAGATCCCGACCAGTCGCTCGCCAGCGTAGCGGGTGCATCATCAGCTGTTGACGTCGACGATACCTCAGTTGGGCCCCCACCATCGACAGTGAAGAAGCCTGTCGCGGCAGCCGACGACTCTGttggaccaccaccatccacaGCAAAGAAGCCCGCTGGAAGACCACGAAAGAGTGTCGCGCCCCGTACAAGCAAGACACCCACGCCGGCGCCTGAATTGAACGCTCCCACCCAATCTCCAAAGCCATCTGTGCCGCCATCAGCACAGCTCCTACGCGATGCCCCCCCGCTTACCGATATCACTTCTGCGACCAATAATGCCCCGCCGAATTCGCAACAAGACGATACCGTGATTGCGCCCATCAAACCGATCAAGCCCATGGATACAGTGCTCGAGAAGCCAATGGATATCATGCTGAAGTCGCGCACAATGCAGATCCCCGTGATTCAAGATACCGGCCCAAAGCCGCGCATTGTCATCACTTATCTTGTGCTCACCAACTTTAAGAGTTATGCCGGCAAGCAGGAGGTCGGGCCTTTCCATGCTTCATTCTCCTCGGTTGTCGGTCCCAACGGTTCGGGCAAGTCCAACGTCATCGACTCCCTGCTGTTCGTGTTTGGTTTCAGAGCAAGCAAGATGAGACAAGGCAAGATCTCGGCCCTCATTCACAACTCGGCAAAGTACCCGAATCTGGAGTACTGCGAGGTCGCGGTGCACTTCCGTGAGGTGATGGACCTTCCTGGCGGAGGTCACGAAGTCATCCCAGACTCAGACCTGGTCATTTCCCGCAAGGCCTTCAGAAACAACTCCAGCGCCTACTACATCAACGGAAAGACCTCCAACTTCACAACTGTCACAACGTTGCTCCGGGACCGCGGGGTCGATCTTGACCACAAGCGTTTCTTGATTCTGCAGGGTGAAGTCGAGTCTATTGCGCAgatgaaggccaaggctgccaacGAGCACGATGATGGTCTTCTCGAGTATCTTGAGGACATCATTGGCACATCCAAGTACAAGACACCTATTGAGGAATCAGCCGCCGAGGTCGAGACACTCAATGAAATCTGCTTGGAAAAGAGCGGCCGTGTTCAACacgttgagaaggagaagcagagcctcgaggacaagaagaacaaggctTTGGCTTTCATTCGTGATGAAAATGAGCTTGCCATGAAGCAGTCCGCTTTGTACCAACTCTACATCAGCCAATGCGAGGATAACCTAGCTGTCACAGACGAAGCCATCAGTCAGATGCAGGAACAACTcaacgccgagctcgagaagcaCAACGGCAGCGAGCAGATCATCAagcagctggagaaggcTCACGCCAAGGGCAACAAGGAGTATGAGGCTCAAGAAAAGGAAACTCAGGCCCTGATCAAGGAGATGGCCAAGTTTGAGCAGGAGCGCGTCAAGTTCGAGGAGAAGCGGAAGTTCTTGGCCGATAAGCGTaagaagcttgagaagaCCATTGCCAACTCTGAGAACTCGGCAGAGCAGGCCGACCAGACCATTCAGGAATGCGCTGAGGATATCGAGAGGCGTGCGGCTGAGATCGAGAACATCGAAAGGTggatcaaggaggaggaggaagagctgaCCAAGATCCGCGACAGCCTCAAGGGCAAGACTCAGCACATGTCCGATCAGATTGCGGCGAAGCAAAAGTCGCTTGAGCCctggaaggagaagatcaaccAGAAGCAATCTGCTATCGCCGTGGCGGAAAGTGAGTTGGCCATCTTGGaggaaaaggccaaggctggtggtgttgcgcttgaggagatggaggccaAGATTGTGGCCATTCAGGAACTTCAGGCGGCCAAGGCGGAAGAGTTCAAGGCGTGCCAGGCTGAGAAGGATgcgctcaagaaggagggcagAAGAGTggttgctgagctggaggagcttgctCAGGAAGAGCCAAAATTCCGCGCTAAGCTGTCTAACCTGCGGCAAAAGGCGGACGAGGCTCGCTCAAGCTTTTCGGCTACCAAGACGCAAGGCAATGTCCTAACGGCGCTTATGCGCATGAAGGAGTCTGGTCGCATTGACGGCTTCCACGGGCGGCTTGGCAACCTCGGTGCCATCGACAAGAAGTACGACGTTGCCATCTCGACGGCTTGCGGTCAGCTTGACAACTTTGTCACGGACACTGTCGAGGCTGGTCAGCAGTGCATCGAGCACTTGCGCAAGACCAACTTGGGTCGCGGCAACTTTATGTGTTTGGACAAGCTGAGAGTCCGTGACTTCTCACCCATCAAGACTCCCGAGGATGCGCCCCGTCTGTTTGACCTGGTTCAGCCCAAGGATGAGAAGTTCAGACCTGCTTTCTACCATGCGCTCCAAGATACATTGGTTGCGGAAGATCTTGCCCAGGCCAACCGCATCGCCTATGGCGCCAAGAGATGGCGTGTTGTCACTCTGGCCGGCGAGCTGATTGACAAATCTGGTACCatgtctggtggtggtacaaCAGTCAAGAAGGGATTGATGTCGTCCAAGCTGGTGGCCGAGATCAGCAAGGAGCAGGTGGACAAGGTGGAGGCTGATCGCGATGCCTTTGAGCAGAGATTCCAAGAGTTCCAAGATCATCAACGTGAGCTGGAGGCTCGTCTTCGTTCCCTCAAGGAGCAGATCCCACAGCTTGACACCAAGATGCAGAAGATCAACCTCGAGATTGGGAGTTCATCCAGGAACTTGGCGGATGCTCAGCGCAGAATTAAGGAACTCAGCAAGGAGCACCAGCCTTCCCAGACAGACGACAACCGGGTTGCCGTATTGCAAAAGGAGATTGCCAAGCTTAacaaggagattgagaagctCCATGGCGAGACTTCTAGTGTCGAGGATGAGATTAAAGAGCTGCAGGACAAGATTatggaggttggtggtgagaagcTCCGGCAACAGCGCACCAAGGTGGACAATCTCAAGGATGAGATTCGTTCCCAAAACGAGGAGGTCTCCAGCGCCGAGGTCcgcaaggtcaaggctgagaagcAGAAGGTCAAGCTCGAGAAGGACCACGCCAAGGCTtccaaggagctcgaggctgCCAATCGGGACCTGGAGAgactcgaggaggagattgagaacCAGGGTACCAAGGCTGAGGATTACACCACCAGagtcgaggaggccaaggaagctcttgctgccaagaaggaggaactTTCCACACTCAAGGCCGAACTTGACGAGAAGACCACCGAGTTGAACGCCACCCGTGCCGTCGAAATCGAAATGCGCAACAAGCTCGAGGAGAACCAAAAGGTACTCAAGGAGACGCAAAGGCAGCTTGCCTACTGGGAGAATAAGCTATCCAAGCTCTCGCTTCAAAACATTGAGGACCTTGAGTCCGGCCGACCTTCCCAGCCTGTAATCCCCCAGTCCCGGCCCAAGACGCCAGGTaacgaagacgaggaagaggatgccgAAGGCGAACCCGAGCTCGACGCCGAGGGCGACTCCCCCATGGGCGATGCCACCGACTCAGACGACGAAGACCCTGCCGCCCAGCTCCAAGCCGAGGCGGAAGCCACCTTCCTCGGTTCCGGCCGCGGTCCTAATCCTGCCTCCAACCCACTGGAGCTCCCACGCTACACCCGCGATGAGCTCTCTGACATGTCAGAAAAGACGCTCAAGGGCGAAATTGCCGTTCTGGAGGAAAAGACCCAGAACGTCAATGTTGATCTTGGTGTCCTGGCTGAGTACAGGCGCAGAGTAGAAGAGCACGCCGCCCGCTCCCAGGACTTGGCTTCTGCCGTTGCTCAAAGGGATGCCGCCAAGAAGAGATGTGACGACCTCCGCCGGCTGAGGCTGGAAGGTTTCATGGAGGgcttctccaccatctcgcTCCGTCTCAAGGAAATGTACCAGATGATCACCATGGGCGGCAACgccgagctggagctggtcgACTCCCTCGACCCCTTCTCGGAAGGTATCCTCTTCTCGGTCATGCCCCCCAAGAAATCATGGAAGAACATCTCCAACTTatctggtggtgagaagaCGCTTTCTTCGCTTGCGTTGGTGTTTGCGCTGCATCATTACAAGCCTACGCCGCTGTATGTCATGGACGAGATTGATGCCGCGTTGGACTTCAGAAAC GTCTCGATTGTGGCGAATTACATCAAGGAGCGCACGAAGAATGCTCAGTTTATTGTTATCTCGCTGAGGAACAACATGTTTGAGCTTGCGGCGAGGCTGGTGGGTGTTTACAAGGTTAATCACATGACCAAGAGTGTTACTATTGAGAATAAGGAGTATGTCAAggggcggcagcagcagcaacagtcgTCGCAGCAGCCGGCGCAGTCCCAGAGGGGAGGGACGGAGCAGACGACGAGGGTGTTTGGGCcggggatggcgaggagggaggagagcggGAAGGAGCCGGAGCGGTTGGGGAGCAGTAGTAGCGCGAGTAGTAACTTGACTCATCGGCCGAggtaa
- a CDS encoding hypothetical protein (COG:U; EggNog:ENOG503P5VM), whose product MNMLDFTHFNAAFPTDGPSPYDPTFSRQIETFRKSFDGVLFIDRVLHRLGIKDASKVYPPHSSSALRSLHNQIITSSPGISPHARLSVLFYLLLDFDEKRGPRTSNLALSLADESGLPSNYQILMRGLWHMDRSEFKFALEYLCHPSLPSEFADDIITVLVKHAKKTEDDYSLPLAYYNTVQPVLKTGESLELLFGALARTSVTEALYFTRMWPENARRGLFERLVGSVIEGGGEWGEVV is encoded by the exons atgaaCATGCTCGACTTCACCCACTTCAACGCCGCCTTCCCAACCGACGGCCCATCCCCCTACGACCCAACCTTTTCCCGCCAAATCGAAACCTTTCGCAAATCCTTCGACGGCGTCCTCTTCATCGATCGAGTCCTCCACCGCCTAGGTATCAAAGATG CATCAAAAGTCTACCCCCctcactcctcctccgccctccgctccctccacaaccaaatcatcacctcctcccccggcatCTCCCCCCACGCCCGCCTCTCAGTCCTCttctacctcctcctcgacttTGACGAAAAACGCGGCCCCCGTACCTCCAACCTAGCCCTTTCCCTCGCCGACGAGTCGGGGCTCCCATCCAACTACCAGATCCTCATGCGGGGGCTGTGGCATATGGACAGGTCAGAATTCAAGTTTGCGTTGGAATACCTCTGCCATCCTTCCTTGCCAAGCGAGTTTGCCGACGATATTATAACAGTTCTGGTCAAGCACGCCAAGAAGACGGAGGATGATTACTCGTTGCCGTTAGCGTATTATAACACTGTCCAGCCGGTGCTCAAGACGGGCGAGAGTTTGGAGCTGTTGTTTGGGGcgttggcgaggacgagCGTGACGGAGGCGTTGTATTTTACTAGGATGTGGCCGGAGAAtgcgaggagggggttgtttgagaggttggtggggagtgTGAtcgagggtgggggagagtggggggagg tggtttAA